One region of Cyanobium sp. M30B3 genomic DNA includes:
- a CDS encoding mechanosensitive ion channel family protein has translation MGLNRGRNRGQLWRLALLPGLGLLLGVSLLQSRPAAAFLGMPAGSGSDAPAEERLVQRNTAFACGRLWCSTVVFRHDVLNLITLAIEPDAGMGDRAAALAVERRAATVERSVKEVIQQLRSTLEGDGAALAPERREQAMAIRERADRNFWNVFNRQVPHPLTPTVAVGFRNDVPVVFVPAAPDLGLGPSILVSVTEPDAAHVGSTELELAEHWKTIFQTVISESLWGVEFDRRFPAGRLLLAAKVGGLVLALLLTLTAIRRALRLALRRLRDNSEALRDSAKREVMAAFSGSLESPRSGDADAVSPDGAAAVAGEGRHPQAPPPRQPQHWLKRLGRRAGRQPQLLIEGTGRLFETLSIPSLRQQGLRNQARNLLEMALLISGLLQLSLVVGGIGAIAFFFPATRIGSLLLLSRSVSVPLMWLGVIVVRWLLLLVIDHSVNTWTIESTLRNPSSRRYALQAVTYTKMLRNTATIVCISVGIVLTLLIVGINQSILTGAGVLAVGAGLLLRNILEDFMQGLLIILTDRFAIGDVVTIPPHSGFVENMNLFNSQLRGIDGQLTSLPNGQIRAVENLTKDWSRVNFLVEVAADEDLRAVLELIRQVAEGMRHDPDWADSILGTPEVLGVDELRQSGCLIRVWIQTLPLAQWPVGREFRLRVKEAFDREGIRLGLPRHEVLLEKGQTAATRP, from the coding sequence ATGGGGCTGAACCGGGGCCGGAATCGCGGACAGCTCTGGCGGCTGGCGCTGCTGCCGGGCCTGGGCCTGCTGCTGGGCGTGAGCCTGCTGCAGAGCCGTCCGGCGGCGGCCTTTCTGGGCATGCCCGCCGGCAGCGGCAGCGACGCCCCCGCGGAGGAGAGACTCGTCCAGCGCAACACGGCCTTCGCCTGCGGCCGCCTCTGGTGCAGCACCGTGGTGTTTCGCCACGACGTGCTCAACCTGATCACCCTGGCGATCGAGCCCGACGCCGGCATGGGCGACCGGGCCGCCGCGCTGGCGGTGGAGCGGCGGGCGGCCACGGTGGAGCGCAGCGTCAAGGAGGTGATTCAGCAGCTGCGCTCCACCCTCGAGGGCGATGGCGCCGCCCTGGCGCCGGAGCGACGGGAGCAGGCGATGGCCATCCGCGAGCGGGCCGACCGGAATTTCTGGAACGTCTTCAACCGCCAGGTGCCCCACCCCCTCACCCCCACGGTGGCGGTGGGGTTCCGCAACGATGTGCCGGTGGTGTTCGTGCCCGCCGCCCCTGATCTGGGCCTGGGCCCCTCGATCCTGGTGAGCGTCACCGAGCCCGACGCCGCCCACGTCGGCAGCACGGAGCTGGAACTGGCCGAACACTGGAAGACGATCTTCCAGACGGTGATCAGCGAATCGCTGTGGGGGGTGGAGTTCGATCGCCGCTTTCCGGCCGGCCGGCTGCTGCTGGCGGCGAAGGTGGGTGGCCTGGTGCTGGCCCTGCTGCTGACCCTGACCGCGATCCGCCGGGCCCTCCGCCTGGCCCTGCGCCGCCTGCGCGACAACAGCGAGGCCCTGCGCGACTCCGCCAAGCGGGAGGTGATGGCCGCCTTCAGCGGCAGCCTGGAGTCGCCCCGCTCCGGGGACGCCGATGCCGTCAGTCCGGACGGTGCGGCAGCCGTTGCCGGCGAGGGTCGGCACCCGCAGGCGCCCCCGCCCCGGCAACCGCAGCACTGGCTGAAACGGCTGGGCCGCCGCGCCGGCCGTCAGCCCCAGCTGCTGATCGAGGGCACCGGGCGCCTGTTCGAAACCCTCTCGATCCCCAGCCTGCGCCAGCAGGGCTTACGCAACCAGGCCCGCAACCTCCTGGAGATGGCGCTGCTGATCTCAGGGCTGCTGCAGCTCAGCCTGGTGGTGGGGGGCATCGGGGCGATCGCGTTCTTCTTTCCCGCCACCCGCATCGGCTCGTTGCTGCTGTTGTCCCGGTCGGTGAGCGTGCCGCTGATGTGGCTGGGCGTGATCGTGGTGCGCTGGCTGCTGCTGCTGGTGATCGACCACAGCGTGAACACCTGGACGATCGAGTCAACGCTCCGCAACCCCAGCTCTCGGCGCTACGCGCTGCAGGCGGTGACCTACACCAAGATGCTCAGGAACACGGCCACGATCGTGTGCATCAGTGTGGGCATCGTGCTGACGCTGCTGATCGTGGGGATCAACCAGTCGATCCTCACCGGTGCCGGGGTGCTGGCCGTGGGCGCAGGCCTGCTCCTGCGCAACATCCTCGAAGACTTCATGCAGGGCCTGCTGATCATCCTCACCGACCGCTTCGCGATCGGCGATGTGGTGACCATCCCACCCCACAGCGGCTTCGTGGAGAACATGAATCTGTTCAACAGCCAGCTGCGCGGCATCGATGGCCAGCTCACCAGCCTGCCCAACGGCCAGATCCGCGCCGTGGAGAACCTCACCAAGGACTGGTCGCGGGTGAACTTCCTAGTGGAGGTGGCGGCCGACGAGGACCTGCGGGCGGTGCTGGAGCTGATCCGGCAGGTGGCGGAGGGCATGCGCCACGATCCCGACTGGGCCGACTCCATCCTCGGCACCCCGGAGGTGCTGGGGGTGGATGAACTGCGCCAGTCCGGCTGCCTGATCCGGGTGTGGATCCAGACCCTGCCCCTGGCCCAGTGGCCGGTGGGGCGCGAGTTCCGGCTGCGGGTGAAGGAGGCCTTCGATCGCGAGGGCATCCGCCTCGGCCTGCCGCGCCATGAGGTGCTGCTCGAGAAGGGGCAGACCGCCGCCACCAGGCCCTGA
- a CDS encoding DUF1643 domain-containing protein encodes MCSVRQACFSTCGRYRWWLERQWAPERPRLLFIGLNPSRADGQRDDPTLRRLLGFAERWGYGALEVLNLFARIGPSPALLHRAADPVGADTDAWIQARLAAQPEVALWLGWGNRGSWACRDQAVLALLQTWLAAESTGRPCLCLGVTASGRPRHPLYLPGDLQPQPWRWPALAALGHPEGCPGPEPCRASPGAMPSTSISVAARRRP; translated from the coding sequence GTGTGTTCTGTGCGCCAGGCCTGCTTCAGCACCTGTGGTCGCTATCGCTGGTGGCTGGAGCGGCAGTGGGCGCCAGAGCGGCCGCGGCTGCTGTTCATCGGCCTCAACCCCTCCCGGGCCGATGGGCAGCGCGACGATCCCACCCTGCGGCGCCTGCTGGGATTTGCCGAGCGCTGGGGCTATGGCGCCCTGGAGGTGCTCAACCTGTTCGCCCGCATCGGCCCCTCGCCGGCGCTGCTGCACCGGGCCGCCGACCCGGTGGGCGCCGACACCGACGCCTGGATCCAGGCCCGACTCGCCGCCCAGCCGGAGGTGGCCCTGTGGCTGGGCTGGGGCAACCGCGGCAGCTGGGCCTGCCGCGACCAGGCGGTGCTGGCTCTCCTGCAGACGTGGCTGGCGGCGGAGAGCACCGGCCGCCCATGCCTTTGCCTGGGAGTCACCGCCAGCGGCCGGCCCCGCCATCCCCTCTACCTGCCCGGGGATCTGCAGCCGCAGCCCTGGCGCTGGCCGGCCCTTGCGGCGCTAGGGCATCCTGAGGGCTGCCCTGGCCCGGAGCCATGTCGCGCATCCCCCGGCGCTATGCCGTCCACCTCCATCTCAGTGGCGGCCAGACGGAGACCGTGA
- a CDS encoding cation:proton antiporter has protein sequence MTPERLGLLWGVTVFAGALAQALAWLTGLPGVVLLLSAGLLIGRAGFGLVEPLDLGSGLGTITGLLVSLVLFEGGLNLRLPADGTRQAVLRICAVRLVLALLGGLLVAHWLAGLNWALAAVFSAIVLATGPTVVNPLVRQIRLTPPLGEVLEGEGLVLEPIGAVLALLLLELTLGDLQGWRGLATGLLVRLGGGVAIGAASGWLLAEALRRIPAQQASALRLQLTLGSLFLMFTGCELLLPESGLPAAVAAGVVVGRRPDTDAAGLDDLIRQLAQLAITMLFPLLAADVSFAQLSPLGWGGVACVLAMMLLQRPLAIGLATWGMGFTLRQQALLAWLAPRGVVTAAVASLFAIRLEQAGVLGAGRLQGLVFLTILLTVGLQGLSAGPLARRLGLVEPEPGASQASASEAGPDAGQGIAAALQQQPGGE, from the coding sequence ATGACGCCTGAGCGGCTGGGGCTGCTCTGGGGCGTCACCGTGTTCGCGGGGGCGCTGGCCCAGGCCCTGGCCTGGCTCACCGGCCTGCCTGGCGTGGTGCTGCTGCTCAGTGCCGGCCTGCTGATCGGCCGGGCGGGCTTTGGCCTGGTGGAACCACTCGATCTGGGCAGCGGCCTGGGCACGATCACCGGCCTGCTGGTGAGCCTGGTGCTGTTCGAGGGCGGGCTGAACCTGCGGCTGCCCGCCGACGGCACCCGCCAGGCCGTGCTGCGCATCTGCGCTGTGCGGCTGGTGCTGGCCCTGCTGGGCGGCCTGCTGGTGGCCCATTGGCTGGCGGGCCTCAACTGGGCCCTGGCCGCCGTGTTCAGCGCGATCGTGCTGGCCACCGGGCCCACGGTGGTGAACCCGCTGGTGCGGCAGATCCGGCTGACGCCCCCCCTGGGGGAGGTGCTGGAGGGGGAGGGCCTGGTGCTCGAACCGATCGGGGCGGTGCTGGCCCTGTTGCTGCTCGAACTCACCCTCGGCGATCTGCAGGGCTGGCGGGGGCTGGCCACGGGGTTGCTGGTGCGGCTTGGCGGTGGGGTGGCGATCGGGGCGGCCTCCGGCTGGCTGCTGGCCGAGGCCCTGCGCCGCATCCCCGCCCAGCAGGCCAGCGCCCTGCGGCTGCAGCTCACCCTGGGCAGCCTGTTCCTGATGTTCACCGGCTGTGAGCTGCTGCTGCCGGAGTCCGGCCTGCCCGCGGCCGTGGCGGCGGGGGTGGTGGTGGGCCGCCGGCCGGACACCGATGCCGCCGGGCTGGATGATCTGATCCGCCAGCTGGCCCAGCTGGCGATCACCATGCTGTTCCCCCTGCTGGCCGCCGACGTGAGCTTTGCCCAGCTCAGCCCGCTGGGCTGGGGCGGGGTGGCCTGTGTGCTGGCGATGATGCTGCTGCAGCGGCCCCTGGCGATCGGCCTGGCCACCTGGGGCATGGGCTTCACCCTCAGGCAGCAGGCGCTGCTGGCCTGGCTGGCGCCCCGGGGGGTGGTCACCGCGGCGGTGGCCAGCCTGTTCGCCATCCGCCTGGAGCAGGCCGGTGTGCTGGGGGCCGGACGGCTGCAGGGCCTGGTGTTCCTCACCATCCTGCTCACCGTGGGACTGCAGGGGCTCAGCGCCGGGCCGCTGGCCCGCAGGCTGGGGCTGGTGGAGCCAGAGCCAGGTGCTTCCCAGGCTTCTGCCTCAGAGGCCGGCCCGGATGCGGGGCAGGGCATCGCCGCTGCGTTGCAGCAGCAGCCAGGTGGTGAGTAG
- a CDS encoding glutamate--tRNA ligase, producing the protein MRVRLAPSPTGTLHIGTARTAVFNWLFARHHGGEFLLRIEDTDKERSKPAYTANILEGLQWLGLQWDGEPVIQSERVALHRNAIQQLLDSGHAYRCYASEAELTAMREQQAASKQAPRYDNRHRHLTPEQEQAFIAEGREAVIRFRIDDSRTITWSDLVRGTMRWSGADLGGDMVIARRAPADQIGDPLYNLVVVVDDAAMAISHVIRGEDHIANTAKQLLLYEALGHPAPIFAHTPLILNKEGKKLSKRDGVTSISDFRAMGYTAGALANYMTLLGWSPPEGMDERFSLAEAAAVFGFERVNRAGARFDWDKLNWLNGQVLREQGAAALRAQLLPLWAARGWLVEPHAARAAAPDANPLHADPAWQLELIELLAPSLTLLADGVEQAEPFFERPPRNAAAEGQLAAEGARPALAALAAALEARDPGEPLSADQAQTLLGEAAAAASVKKGVLMKSLRAALLGSLQGPDLLTTWLLLQRSGDALPRIRAGL; encoded by the coding sequence ATCCGCGTGCGCCTGGCCCCCAGCCCCACCGGCACCCTGCACATCGGCACCGCCCGCACGGCGGTGTTCAACTGGCTTTTCGCCCGCCACCACGGCGGTGAATTCTTGCTGCGCATCGAAGACACCGACAAAGAGCGCAGCAAGCCCGCATACACCGCCAACATCCTTGAGGGTCTGCAGTGGCTGGGCCTGCAATGGGACGGCGAGCCGGTGATCCAGAGCGAGCGGGTGGCGCTGCACCGCAACGCCATCCAGCAGCTGCTCGATTCCGGCCACGCCTACCGCTGCTACGCCAGCGAGGCCGAGCTCACGGCGATGCGCGAGCAGCAGGCCGCCAGCAAGCAGGCCCCCCGCTATGACAACCGCCACCGCCACCTCACCCCCGAGCAGGAGCAGGCCTTCATCGCCGAGGGCCGCGAGGCGGTGATCCGCTTCCGCATCGATGACAGCCGCACGATCACCTGGAGCGACCTGGTGCGCGGCACGATGCGCTGGAGCGGCGCCGACCTGGGCGGCGACATGGTGATCGCCCGGCGCGCCCCGGCCGATCAGATCGGCGATCCCCTCTACAACCTGGTGGTGGTGGTGGACGACGCGGCGATGGCCATCAGCCACGTGATCCGCGGCGAGGACCACATCGCCAACACCGCCAAGCAGCTGCTGCTCTACGAGGCCCTGGGCCACCCCGCGCCGATCTTTGCCCACACGCCGCTGATCCTCAACAAGGAGGGCAAGAAGCTCTCCAAGCGCGACGGCGTGACCTCGATCAGCGACTTCCGCGCCATGGGCTACACCGCCGGCGCCCTGGCCAACTACATGACCCTGCTGGGCTGGTCGCCGCCGGAGGGCATGGATGAGCGCTTCTCCCTGGCGGAGGCCGCCGCGGTCTTCGGCTTCGAGCGGGTGAACAGAGCGGGTGCCCGCTTCGACTGGGACAAGCTCAACTGGCTCAACGGCCAGGTGTTGCGCGAGCAGGGAGCGGCGGCGCTGCGCGCGCAGCTGCTGCCCCTCTGGGCGGCGCGGGGCTGGCTGGTGGAGCCACACGCGGCCAGGGCCGCTGCCCCTGATGCCAATCCCCTCCACGCCGATCCGGCCTGGCAGCTGGAGCTGATCGAGCTGCTGGCCCCCTCGCTCACCCTGCTGGCCGATGGCGTGGAGCAGGCGGAGCCGTTCTTCGAGCGCCCCCCGCGCAATGCGGCGGCCGAGGGCCAGCTGGCCGCGGAGGGTGCCAGGCCAGCGCTGGCGGCCCTGGCGGCAGCGCTGGAGGCCCGCGATCCGGGAGAGCCTCTGAGCGCCGATCAGGCCCAGACCCTGCTGGGCGAGGCGGCAGCTGCGGCCAGCGTCAAGAAGGGGGTACTCATGAAGAGCCTGCGCGCCGCCCTGCTGGGCAGCCTGCAGGGCCCCGACCTACTCACCACCTGGCTGCTGCTGCAACGCAGCGGCGATGCCCTGCCCCGCATCCGGGCCGGCCTCTGA
- the rplS gene encoding 50S ribosomal protein L19, protein MIRAFEAEQLKSELPDIYVGDTVKVGVRIREGNKERVQPYEGVVIAKRHGGLNATITVRRIFQGVGVERVFMLHSPQVASVKVERRGKVRRAKLFYLRDRVGKATRVKQRFDR, encoded by the coding sequence CTGATCCGGGCCTTTGAAGCCGAACAGCTCAAGTCCGAACTGCCTGACATCTATGTGGGCGACACCGTGAAGGTGGGTGTGCGCATCCGCGAGGGCAACAAGGAGCGCGTGCAGCCCTACGAGGGCGTGGTGATCGCCAAGCGCCATGGTGGCCTGAATGCCACCATCACGGTGCGTCGCATCTTCCAGGGTGTTGGCGTGGAGCGGGTGTTCATGCTCCACAGCCCCCAGGTCGCTTCCGTGAAGGTGGAGCGGCGCGGTAAGGTTCGCCGGGCGAAGCTCTTCTATCTGCGCGACCGTGTGGGTAAAGCCACCCGCGTCAAGCAACGCTTCGACCGCTGA
- a CDS encoding peptidase, with product MAARLRQAHATLAPLVLLPLLITVATGLGYRLLRDWGGLDRDRAHLLMVLHEGEWLTRWFGSTGETVYVVVNGLGLLWMLATGGALLMQRWRRGLG from the coding sequence CTGGCCGCACGGCTGCGCCAGGCCCACGCCACCCTGGCCCCCCTGGTGTTGCTGCCCCTGCTGATCACCGTGGCCACGGGCCTCGGCTACCGCCTGCTGCGCGACTGGGGCGGGCTGGATCGCGATCGGGCCCATCTGCTGATGGTGTTGCATGAGGGCGAGTGGCTCACGCGGTGGTTCGGCAGCACCGGTGAAACGGTGTACGTGGTGGTGAATGGCCTGGGCTTGCTGTGGATGCTGGCCACCGGGGGGGCCCTGCTGATGCAGCGCTGGCGCCGGGGGCTGGGCTGA
- the map gene encoding type I methionyl aminopeptidase — translation MNLFADLLASTTGTGRSPAGGGGMGQDSKPRPLVQTGPRIQKSRRGVEVKSAREIETMRQASRIVATVLREIMDLAAPGLSTGDLDAHAEKRIREMGATPSFKGYHGFPASICASINNEVVHGIPSGKRVIQAGDLVKIDTGAYFDGYHGDSCVTICVGEETPEEARRLSRVAQESLMQGLAQIRAGHSLFDIAAAVQDHVEAHGYAVVEDYTGHGVGRNLHEEPSVFNYRTRELPNMKLRAGMTLAVEPILNAGSKACRTLRDRWTVVTVDGSLSAQWEHTIAVTSDGCEILTDRDF, via the coding sequence ATGAACCTCTTTGCCGACCTGCTGGCCAGCACCACCGGCACGGGCCGCAGCCCGGCCGGCGGCGGGGGCATGGGCCAGGACAGCAAGCCCAGACCCCTCGTGCAGACCGGCCCGCGCATCCAGAAGAGCCGCCGGGGCGTGGAGGTGAAGAGCGCCCGTGAAATTGAGACCATGCGCCAGGCCAGCCGCATCGTGGCCACCGTGCTGCGCGAGATCATGGACCTGGCCGCCCCCGGCCTCAGCACCGGTGACCTCGACGCCCACGCGGAGAAGCGCATCCGCGAGATGGGCGCCACCCCCAGCTTCAAGGGTTACCACGGCTTTCCGGCGAGCATCTGCGCCTCGATCAACAACGAGGTGGTGCACGGCATTCCCAGCGGCAAGCGGGTGATCCAGGCCGGCGACCTGGTGAAGATCGACACCGGGGCCTACTTCGACGGCTACCACGGCGACAGCTGCGTCACCATCTGCGTGGGTGAGGAGACCCCCGAGGAAGCCCGCCGACTCTCACGGGTGGCCCAGGAGTCACTGATGCAGGGCCTGGCCCAGATCCGCGCCGGCCACAGCCTGTTTGACATCGCCGCCGCCGTGCAGGACCACGTGGAGGCCCACGGCTATGCCGTGGTGGAGGACTACACGGGCCACGGTGTGGGCCGCAACCTGCACGAGGAGCCCTCGGTGTTCAACTACCGCACCCGTGAGCTTCCCAACATGAAGCTGCGGGCGGGCATGACCCTGGCGGTGGAGCCGATCCTCAACGCCGGCAGCAAGGCCTGCCGCACCCTGCGCGACCGCTGGACAGTGGTGACCGTGGACGGCAGCCTCTCGGCCCAGTGGGAGCACACCATCGCCGTGACCAGCGATGGCTGTGAGATCCTCACCGATCGGGATTTCTAG
- a CDS encoding short-chain dehydrogenase gives MAVLNSPCVAITGASGALGQALLRQWHSRGARLIGLSCGPRELDLRDGSGQAIPVRDETWCVGDEDRLRPLLAEVDILVLNHGINVYGDRSRDACQRSLEVNALSSWRLLELFAAVVAERQAAAQSTPSRPRAEVWINTSEAEIQPALSPLYELSKRLLGQLVSLRALDLAGPQLRIRRLVLGPFRSALNPVGVMGADFVAGQILRQAQLGCNLVIVTPNPLTYVLMPLASLGRWLYFRLLTRPGA, from the coding sequence GTGGCGGTGTTGAACAGTCCCTGCGTTGCGATCACCGGCGCCAGCGGAGCCCTGGGCCAGGCCCTGCTGCGCCAGTGGCACAGCCGGGGTGCCCGCCTGATCGGCCTGAGCTGCGGCCCCCGCGAGCTGGACCTGCGCGATGGCAGCGGCCAGGCCATTCCCGTGCGGGACGAAACCTGGTGTGTGGGCGATGAGGACCGCCTGCGCCCCCTGCTGGCGGAGGTGGACATCCTGGTGCTCAACCACGGCATCAATGTGTACGGCGACCGCAGCCGAGATGCCTGCCAGCGCTCCCTGGAGGTGAACGCCCTGAGCAGCTGGCGACTGCTGGAGCTGTTCGCGGCGGTGGTGGCCGAACGGCAGGCCGCGGCCCAGTCCACCCCTTCCAGACCCCGGGCCGAGGTGTGGATCAACACCTCCGAAGCCGAGATCCAGCCCGCCCTCAGTCCTCTCTATGAGCTGAGCAAACGGTTGCTGGGCCAGCTGGTGAGCCTGCGGGCCCTGGATCTGGCCGGCCCCCAGCTGCGCATCCGCCGACTGGTGCTGGGGCCGTTCCGCTCTGCCCTCAACCCGGTGGGAGTGATGGGCGCCGACTTCGTGGCCGGCCAGATCCTCCGTCAGGCCCAGCTCGGCTGCAACCTGGTCATCGTCACCCCGAACCCGCTCACCTACGTGCTGATGCCGCTGGCCAGCCTGGGCCGCTGGCTCTATTTCCGGCTCCTCACCAGACCCGGAGCCTAG
- a CDS encoding transglycosylase, producing MISAADLVPTPPELEPQILLFAPYCGGVAYRHLLQPAVAQLHQGEWRGERRLADGRSHPFTLCWQGEPAPLEPLACTLTFPQLPDVGYSFTIPACEVVYWLMQREDGQFPQSFWRWLLTGEQPVSTEPGS from the coding sequence ATGATCTCCGCCGCGGACCTCGTCCCCACTCCTCCCGAGCTGGAGCCCCAGATCCTCCTGTTCGCCCCCTACTGCGGTGGGGTGGCCTATCGCCACCTGCTGCAGCCGGCGGTGGCCCAGCTCCACCAGGGGGAATGGCGGGGTGAGCGGCGCCTGGCCGATGGCCGCAGCCACCCCTTCACCCTCTGCTGGCAGGGCGAGCCCGCGCCGCTCGAGCCCCTGGCCTGCACGCTGACGTTTCCCCAGCTCCCCGATGTCGGCTACAGCTTCACCATTCCGGCCTGCGAGGTTGTGTATTGGTTGATGCAGCGCGAGGACGGCCAGTTTCCTCAGAGCTTCTGGCGCTGGTTGCTCACCGGCGAACAACCGGTCAGCACGGAACCTGGCAGCTGA
- a CDS encoding phosphotransacetylase family protein yields the protein MAPTLLIGSCEPFSGKSAVVLGLGRQLIRAGVPLRFGKPLATTPDPGLMPPGDALLDADVRFVGTTLGLADERLIPSLHALEPGSAQGRMLSGDLAPGPGFEQLRRQLAEGSEGSLALLEAAGSLYEGLLYGLSLAELASGLGADVLLVHPWDDSRSLDPLLAARRELGQRLAGVVLNAVNPDAIAPIREQVAPALARLGLPVLGVMPRSPLLRSVTVEELARRLEAQVLCCHDRLDLLVETLSIGAMNVNSAMEFFRRRRNMAVVTGADRTDIQLAALEASTQCLILTGAGEPLPQLVSRAEELEVPLLKVEHDTLTTVEVIEQAFGHVRLHEAVKASYAVRLVEEHCDFSGLFARLGLPAATP from the coding sequence ATGGCCCCGACTCTGCTGATCGGCTCCTGTGAACCCTTCAGCGGTAAGTCCGCCGTGGTGCTGGGGTTGGGACGCCAGCTGATCAGGGCGGGCGTGCCCCTGCGCTTCGGCAAACCGCTGGCCACCACGCCGGATCCCGGCCTGATGCCCCCAGGCGATGCCCTGCTGGATGCGGATGTGCGCTTTGTGGGCACCACCCTGGGCCTGGCCGACGAGCGCCTGATTCCCTCGCTGCACGCGCTGGAGCCAGGGTCGGCGCAGGGGCGCATGCTCAGCGGCGACCTGGCCCCAGGACCGGGCTTCGAGCAGTTGCGCCGGCAACTGGCGGAGGGCTCAGAGGGTTCCCTGGCCCTGCTGGAGGCGGCGGGCAGCCTCTACGAGGGTCTGCTCTATGGCCTCAGTCTGGCCGAGCTGGCCAGCGGTCTGGGGGCGGATGTGCTGCTGGTGCATCCCTGGGATGACAGCCGCAGCCTCGATCCCCTGCTGGCTGCCCGGCGGGAACTCGGCCAGCGCCTGGCCGGGGTGGTGCTCAATGCCGTCAACCCCGATGCCATTGCCCCGATCCGCGAGCAGGTGGCGCCGGCCCTTGCGCGGTTGGGACTGCCGGTGCTCGGCGTGATGCCCCGCAGTCCCCTGCTGCGCAGCGTCACAGTGGAAGAGCTGGCGCGGCGCCTGGAGGCCCAGGTGCTGTGTTGCCACGACCGGCTCGATCTGCTGGTGGAGACGCTCTCCATCGGCGCCATGAATGTGAATTCAGCGATGGAGTTCTTCCGCCGCCGCCGCAACATGGCCGTGGTCACCGGGGCTGACCGCACCGACATCCAGCTGGCCGCCCTGGAGGCCTCCACCCAGTGCCTGATCCTCACCGGAGCCGGAGAGCCCCTGCCCCAGCTGGTGTCCCGGGCGGAGGAGCTGGAGGTGCCCCTGTTGAAGGTGGAGCACGACACCCTCACCACCGTGGAGGTGATCGAGCAGGCCTTCGGGCATGTGCGCCTGCACGAGGCGGTGAAGGCCAGCTACGCCGTGCGACTGGTGGAGGAGCACTGCGACTTCAGCGGGCTGTTCGCCCGGCTTGGCCTGCCTGCCGCCACTCCCTGA
- a CDS encoding DNA-processing protein DprA: MTRSLDIPSLDRIDTLAQELAMLQDRSKRRIAILGSRHVPVVSIHLVELVARSLAQEGHSLITSGAQGVNAAVIRSVLDIDPGRLTVLLPQSLDRQPAESRDQLEQVLHLVEKPEHDELPLPMASSLCNQEIISRCDQLICYAFHDSETLLASVRVAEDMGKVVSLMFFD, from the coding sequence GTGACCCGGTCTCTGGATATTCCCTCACTGGATCGGATCGACACGCTGGCCCAGGAGCTGGCCATGCTCCAGGACCGCAGCAAGCGGCGCATCGCCATCCTCGGCAGCCGCCATGTGCCTGTGGTGTCCATTCACCTGGTGGAGCTGGTGGCCCGCTCCCTGGCCCAGGAGGGCCACAGCCTGATCACCTCCGGTGCCCAGGGGGTGAATGCGGCCGTGATCCGCAGCGTGCTCGACATTGATCCGGGCCGCCTCACCGTGCTCCTGCCCCAGAGCCTCGACCGCCAGCCGGCTGAATCGCGTGACCAGCTCGAGCAGGTGTTGCACCTGGTGGAGAAGCCCGAGCACGATGAGTTGCCGTTGCCGATGGCCAGCAGCCTCTGCAACCAGGAGATCATCAGCCGCTGCGACCAGCTGATCTGCTACGCCTTTCACGACAGCGAAACCCTGCTGGCCAGCGTGCGTGTGGCCGAAGATATGGGCAAGGTGGTGAGCCTGATGTTCTTCGACTGA
- a CDS encoding winged helix-turn-helix transcriptional regulator, whose translation MPSPELLEEYSQFFRLLSEPARLQLLCQLKQGPMDVASLIKATGFSQSHISRQLGQLQRAGLLRCTRDGARTIWQVEGDLVDELCALVQTRLTQRLRDQLAQLQAA comes from the coding sequence ATGCCTTCCCCAGAGCTGCTGGAGGAATACAGCCAGTTCTTTCGCCTGCTCAGCGAGCCTGCCCGTTTGCAGTTGCTCTGTCAGCTGAAGCAGGGCCCCATGGACGTGGCCAGCCTGATCAAGGCCACGGGTTTTTCGCAGTCGCACATCAGCCGCCAGCTCGGCCAGCTGCAGAGGGCCGGGCTGCTGCGCTGCACCCGGGACGGGGCCCGCACCATCTGGCAGGTGGAGGGGGATCTGGTGGACGAACTCTGCGCCCTGGTGCAAACGCGCCTCACCCAGCGGCTTCGCGACCAGCTGGCCCAGCTGCAGGCCGCCTGA
- a CDS encoding MAPEG family protein has translation MASTTALAPFAWSLLLAAGVVVFSTVPLGAARSQANFQMADLAAPRAMFERLPAWGKRAAWAHQNCFEAFTLHAPAALLCLLAGVGSPLAIVAAWLHPALRLAYIGAYVGNIPPLRGLCWAGGLTCSGLLYAEGLKAVLAG, from the coding sequence ATGGCCTCCACCACCGCGCTCGCCCCCTTTGCCTGGTCGCTGCTGCTGGCCGCCGGGGTGGTGGTGTTCAGCACCGTGCCCCTGGGGGCCGCCCGCTCCCAGGCCAATTTCCAGATGGCCGACCTGGCCGCTCCACGGGCGATGTTCGAGCGGCTGCCGGCCTGGGGCAAGCGGGCGGCCTGGGCCCACCAGAACTGCTTCGAGGCGTTCACGCTGCATGCTCCGGCAGCCCTGCTCTGCCTGCTGGCTGGTGTGGGCAGCCCGCTGGCGATCGTGGCGGCCTGGCTCCACCCTGCGCTGCGGCTGGCCTACATCGGCGCCTACGTGGGCAATATCCCCCCCCTGCGCGGCCTCTGCTGGGCCGGTGGACTCACCTGCAGCGGCCTCCTCTATGCGGAGGGATTGAAGGCGGTTCTGGCCGGCTGA